From Vibrio tritonius, the proteins below share one genomic window:
- a CDS encoding DUF4381 domain-containing protein, which yields MQESSSAPLQLSDLHLPDVPSWVPLAWGWWATAASIVAFVVIVVLVIRWKRKRLAPKKTALRLLTPSLGIQTPSSAIELLRQAALCYYPREDIAHLTGKEWYAFLDDQIGRPLFVPNETQWQQALYKKQSAVDTKALVEDCYQWINDALPPKKRRHVSVGKH from the coding sequence ATGCAGGAATCATCATCAGCACCATTACAACTCAGTGATTTACATCTACCCGATGTACCGTCGTGGGTGCCCCTAGCTTGGGGATGGTGGGCAACCGCCGCCAGTATCGTGGCTTTCGTAGTTATTGTGGTTTTGGTTATTCGCTGGAAACGTAAGCGTCTTGCGCCTAAGAAAACGGCTTTGCGCTTACTGACTCCATCGTTAGGCATTCAAACGCCTTCGTCTGCCATTGAACTGCTACGCCAAGCTGCTTTGTGCTACTACCCTCGCGAAGATATTGCACACCTTACTGGAAAAGAGTGGTATGCCTTTTTAGATGACCAAATCGGGCGACCTCTGTTCGTCCCCAACGAAACTCAATGGCAGCAAGCACTCTATAAAAAACAGTCCGCTGTGGATACTAAAGCATTAGTAGAAGATTGTTATCAGTGGATCAATGATGCTTTGCCGCCAAAGAAAAGGAGACATGTCAGCGTTGGCAAACATTGA
- a CDS encoding DUF58 domain-containing protein, with product MNYSLPTHADGVHLCLDELLPYQQHTAKWLPPAKSLWSQMLGQHQSRQLGRGMDFAEVRQYQPGDDIRTIDWRVTARTGKPHTKLFTEEREKPVVLYIDLSASMQFGSTLLFKSVQAAHLASLLSWLAIAQKDRIGAVIDTGYKLVELKPTSRTKGPLTILAQLVALQKELLSGQTPPEQRDMKQAFVALNRLCPKGSEVVLISDFIRYRTELKPLFNQLHRRNRVRLIHIYDPLEQGNTLFRGTELVTDQKDERWLNFSLNSTRNGIKKAFESHKEKLELLCQSMKMDYHALSSDSPLLQQLAG from the coding sequence ATGAACTACTCACTACCGACTCACGCCGATGGTGTGCATTTGTGTCTCGATGAGCTGCTTCCTTACCAACAACATACAGCGAAGTGGTTACCACCAGCAAAGAGCTTGTGGTCACAAATGCTTGGGCAGCATCAAAGCCGACAACTTGGACGAGGCATGGATTTTGCCGAAGTGCGCCAATATCAGCCAGGCGATGACATTCGTACTATTGATTGGCGGGTGACTGCACGCACAGGGAAACCTCACACTAAGCTGTTCACGGAAGAACGTGAAAAGCCTGTTGTGCTCTATATCGACCTAAGTGCCAGCATGCAATTTGGTTCGACGTTGTTATTTAAATCCGTACAGGCTGCCCACTTGGCTTCGTTGCTAAGTTGGCTAGCAATTGCACAGAAAGATCGTATTGGTGCTGTGATTGATACAGGCTACAAACTGGTGGAGCTCAAACCCACCAGCCGGACCAAAGGCCCATTAACGATTCTTGCGCAATTAGTAGCTTTGCAAAAAGAGCTGCTGAGCGGTCAAACGCCACCGGAACAGCGTGACATGAAGCAAGCCTTTGTCGCTCTCAACCGTCTGTGCCCCAAAGGAAGCGAAGTGGTATTGATCAGTGACTTTATTCGCTATCGTACCGAGCTAAAACCATTATTTAATCAATTGCACCGGAGGAATCGAGTCCGCCTCATTCATATTTATGACCCGCTAGAGCAAGGGAACACTCTTTTTCGTGGTACCGAGCTGGTGACAGACCAAAAAGACGAGCGTTGGCTCAACTTTTCGTTAAATAGTACTCGGAATGGGATCAAAAAAGCCTTTGAATCTCATAAAGAAAAACTAGAATTATTGTGTCAGTCAATGAAAATGGATTATCACGCTCTATCGAGCGACAGTCCTTTGCTACAACAACTAGCCGGATAA
- a CDS encoding AAA family ATPase: MQSETFQTLKNYLNQQVIGQHALVEQLLVALLADGHILVEGPPGLAKTRAVKALAGCIEGKFHRIQFTPDLLPADLTGTDIYRPETGEFAFQPGPIFNSLVLADEINRAPAKVQAAMLEAMAEKQITAGRKTYALPKLFLVMATQNPIEQEGTYPLPEAQLDRFLLHLDVDYPDAEHELAILRLNRGEAKGQTAQEKPRISQDAIFAARQEVLNVHMAEAIENYLIRLIMATRKPAQYDAKLAEWLEMGVSPRATIALDRCARAHAWLNGRDFVSPEDIQTMIFPVLRHRLLLSYQAQAENVHPNQVIAHLLSLVGSA, translated from the coding sequence ATGCAGTCAGAAACCTTTCAAACACTCAAGAATTATCTGAACCAACAAGTGATTGGACAACATGCCTTGGTAGAGCAGCTACTGGTCGCCCTACTTGCCGATGGACACATTCTGGTTGAAGGTCCACCTGGACTCGCCAAAACCCGAGCGGTAAAAGCGCTAGCTGGGTGCATCGAAGGAAAATTTCATCGAATTCAATTTACCCCAGACCTACTTCCTGCTGATTTAACCGGTACTGATATCTATCGTCCAGAAACCGGGGAATTCGCTTTCCAACCGGGGCCAATTTTTAACTCTTTGGTGTTGGCTGATGAAATCAACCGTGCTCCAGCCAAAGTTCAAGCAGCCATGCTTGAAGCTATGGCAGAAAAACAAATTACCGCAGGTCGCAAAACCTATGCCTTACCTAAATTATTCTTGGTGATGGCAACACAAAACCCGATTGAACAAGAAGGAACTTATCCACTTCCTGAAGCACAATTAGACCGTTTCTTACTCCATCTTGATGTCGATTATCCCGATGCAGAACACGAACTCGCCATTTTGCGTTTAAACCGTGGCGAAGCGAAAGGCCAAACAGCACAAGAAAAACCGCGCATTTCACAAGATGCGATTTTTGCTGCGCGCCAAGAAGTATTGAATGTTCATATGGCTGAAGCCATTGAAAACTATTTAATTCGTCTCATCATGGCCACACGTAAACCAGCCCAATACGATGCGAAATTAGCAGAGTGGTTAGAGATGGGGGTTAGCCCACGAGCGACCATCGCACTTGACCGTTGCGCCCGTGCTCATGCTTGGCTAAATGGGCGTGATTTTGTGAGTCCTGAAGATATTCAAACCATGATCTTCCCGGTACTGCGCCATCGCTTATTGCTTTCATACCAAGCGCAAGCAGAGAATGTTCATCCCAATCAAGTTATTGCTCATTTACTCTCATTGGTAGGTAGCGCGTAA